A single region of the Erythrobacter sp. genome encodes:
- a CDS encoding aminopeptidase P family protein → MLMQTHEARLKALREELKRRDLAGFIVPISDEHMSEYVGDYAQRLAWLTGFGGSAGFAAVTLTNAAIFVDGRYTVQVKGQVDGSLFEYRNIPKDSLAEWLKGAAEKGQRIAYDPWLHTQGWVDRLERELDGSEVALVPADGNPIDAVWADQPEPSPAEAIVHEESLAGRSSADKRGEVADWLARQDLDAVVVPALDSVAWLLNIRGSDVSHTPVAHAYVIAHRDGHAELFIAPGKVTSELAKHLGNAVTVRGRDEFEGALSQMKGKRVSVDPDFGVAGIAQALRAGGATVAFRQDPTILAKAIKNPAEQQGHRDAQAADGAAVSRFLRWIEENAPKGEVDELSAAAKLEAFRREHGDLRDTSFDTISAAAGHAALPHYRVDEDSNITIPPGSIFLCDSGGQYPAGTTDITRTVWVGPGEPTAEMKDRFTRVLKGHIQIDRAIFPQGTSGGQLDSFARQYLWEAGVDYAHGTGHGVGSFLGVHEGPQRIAKHSGGQAGTGQELFAGMICSNEPGYYKADAFGIRIENLVLVVPKHIDGAEGEWLGFETLTFVPIDRRLIEPALLTDTEIDWLDAYHAKVREIVAPRLSGEDLAWLEKETAPLRG, encoded by the coding sequence ATGCTGATGCAGACACACGAAGCGCGCCTCAAGGCGCTGCGCGAGGAATTGAAGCGCCGCGATCTCGCGGGCTTCATCGTGCCCATTTCCGACGAACACATGAGCGAATATGTCGGCGACTACGCGCAGCGTCTCGCCTGGCTGACCGGCTTCGGCGGCTCGGCGGGATTTGCCGCAGTGACGCTGACCAATGCCGCGATCTTCGTCGACGGGCGCTACACCGTGCAGGTCAAGGGGCAGGTCGACGGCTCGCTGTTCGAATATCGCAACATCCCGAAGGACAGCCTTGCCGAATGGCTGAAAGGCGCGGCCGAAAAGGGCCAGCGCATCGCCTACGACCCGTGGCTCCATACGCAAGGCTGGGTCGACCGGTTGGAGCGCGAACTCGATGGCAGCGAGGTCGCACTGGTCCCGGCGGACGGCAACCCGATCGACGCGGTGTGGGCCGACCAGCCCGAACCCTCGCCCGCCGAGGCGATCGTCCACGAGGAAAGCCTCGCGGGCCGCTCCTCCGCCGACAAGCGGGGCGAGGTCGCCGACTGGCTGGCTCGCCAAGACCTCGACGCGGTCGTCGTCCCGGCGCTCGATTCGGTCGCGTGGCTGCTCAACATCCGGGGTTCCGACGTGTCGCACACGCCGGTCGCCCACGCCTATGTGATTGCGCACAGGGATGGGCACGCCGAGCTCTTCATCGCACCGGGCAAGGTCACGAGCGAACTCGCCAAGCATCTCGGCAACGCCGTGACGGTTCGGGGCCGCGACGAATTCGAGGGCGCTCTCTCGCAGATGAAGGGCAAGCGCGTGAGCGTCGATCCCGATTTCGGCGTTGCCGGCATCGCGCAGGCGCTGCGCGCGGGCGGGGCAACGGTCGCCTTCCGGCAGGATCCCACGATCCTCGCCAAGGCGATCAAGAACCCTGCCGAACAGCAGGGCCACCGCGACGCGCAGGCCGCGGACGGCGCGGCGGTGTCGCGCTTCCTGCGCTGGATCGAGGAGAACGCGCCGAAGGGCGAGGTCGACGAACTTTCCGCCGCCGCCAAGCTCGAAGCCTTCCGCCGCGAACACGGCGACCTGCGCGATACCAGCTTCGACACGATCTCGGCGGCCGCGGGCCATGCCGCGCTGCCGCATTACCGCGTGGACGAGGACAGCAACATCACGATCCCGCCCGGCTCGATCTTCCTGTGCGATTCGGGCGGACAGTATCCGGCGGGCACGACCGACATCACCCGCACCGTCTGGGTCGGACCGGGCGAGCCGACGGCGGAAATGAAGGACCGCTTCACCCGCGTGCTGAAAGGCCACATCCAGATCGACCGCGCGATCTTCCCGCAGGGCACCAGCGGCGGCCAGCTCGACAGTTTCGCCCGGCAATACCTGTGGGAAGCCGGCGTCGATTACGCCCACGGCACCGGCCACGGGGTCGGCAGCTTCCTCGGCGTCCACGAAGGCCCGCAGCGCATCGCCAAGCATTCGGGCGGTCAGGCGGGCACGGGGCAGGAACTCTTCGCCGGCATGATCTGCTCGAACGAGCCGGGCTATTACAAGGCGGACGCGTTCGGCATCCGGATCGAGAACCTCGTCCTCGTCGTGCCCAAGCATATCGACGGCGCGGAAGGCGAATGGCTCGGCTTCGAGACACTCACCTTCGTCCCCATCGACCGCCGCCTGATCGAGCCCGCGCTGCTGACCGACACCGAGATCGACTGGCTCGACGCCTATCACGCCAAGGTGCGCGAAATCGTCGCCCCGCGCCTGTCGGGCGAAGACCTGGCCTGGCTCGAGAAGGAGACAGCGCCGCTTCGCGGGTGA
- a CDS encoding VOC family protein: protein MIGYVTLGTNDLERAAQFYDALAKHWGFGRMMEFDQFIAWGDMDSPMPGLAATKPFDGKAATVGNGTMVALMVDSPEKVHAVYDTAIAHGGSDEGAPGPRGDDGFYAGYFRDPDGNKLNVFCMTEPTG from the coding sequence ATGATCGGCTACGTGACACTCGGCACCAACGACCTCGAACGCGCGGCGCAGTTCTACGACGCGCTCGCCAAGCACTGGGGCTTCGGGCGGATGATGGAATTCGACCAGTTCATCGCCTGGGGCGATATGGATTCGCCCATGCCCGGCCTCGCCGCGACCAAGCCGTTCGACGGCAAGGCCGCCACCGTCGGCAACGGCACGATGGTCGCGCTGATGGTCGACAGCCCGGAAAAGGTGCACGCGGTCTACGACACCGCGATTGCCCATGGCGGCAGCGACGAGGGCGCGCCCGGCCCGCGCGGGGACGACGGCTTCTACGCGGGCTATTTCCGCGACCCGGACGGGAACAAGCTCAACGTCTTCTGCATGACCGAACCGACCGGCTGA
- a CDS encoding response regulator transcription factor: protein MNAPSESPHILLVDDEQSLREPLAEYLAGQGFAVTEAESAAAARARIAESAPDLVLLDIMMPGEDGLSLCRHLVEARRIPVIFLTARTEATDRIVGLELGADDYVVKPFEPRELVARIRTVLRRVARGASPQEQAEDWHYLFEGWRLDPLKRKLTDPEGISVPLSTAEFRLLRALLDHPRAVLDRDRLLDMVQGRTAHLFDRAVDNQVSRLRRKIEADSRNPTLILTVRGGGYRLAAEVRRAPPDGTP from the coding sequence ATGAACGCTCCGTCCGAAAGTCCGCACATCCTGCTCGTCGATGACGAGCAGAGCCTGCGCGAACCGCTCGCCGAATACCTCGCGGGCCAGGGCTTCGCCGTGACCGAGGCCGAAAGCGCCGCCGCCGCGCGCGCCCGGATCGCCGAAAGCGCGCCCGACCTTGTCCTCCTCGACATCATGATGCCGGGCGAGGACGGGCTTTCCCTGTGCCGCCACCTCGTCGAGGCGCGCCGCATCCCCGTCATATTCCTCACCGCCCGGACCGAGGCGACCGACCGCATCGTCGGGCTCGAACTGGGCGCGGACGACTATGTCGTCAAACCCTTCGAGCCGCGCGAGCTTGTCGCGCGCATCCGCACCGTGCTGCGGCGCGTGGCGCGCGGGGCCTCCCCGCAGGAACAGGCCGAGGACTGGCACTACCTGTTCGAAGGCTGGCGGCTCGACCCGCTCAAGCGCAAGCTGACCGATCCCGAAGGCATCTCCGTCCCCCTCTCCACCGCCGAATTCCGCCTGTTGCGCGCCCTGCTCGATCACCCGCGCGCCGTGCTCGACCGCGACCGCCTGCTCGACATGGTACAGGGCCGCACCGCCCACCTGTTCGACCGCGCGGTCGACAACCAGGTGAGCCGCCTGCGCCGCAAGATCGAGGCCGACAGCCGCAATCCCACGCTCATCCTGACCGTGCGCGGCGGCGGCTACCGCCTCGCCGCCGAGGTCCGCCGCGCGCCGCCGGACGGGACGCCGTGA
- a CDS encoding ATP-binding protein codes for MAVLALGLLVAQAISATLLYRASEERREAAIVSSLAYRLIAEAGRSEGELAERAERRTARAARRAELRGERRGPPGLGPGAGRRESRRMRIGAERSSSPPLGPGEAREASYEASLRDVLAMQDIAAGRILVAERRAGEDPFIRTLVERRPRLRSPGWEDRTIVLASVERPGGEWITVRLPVPERPRGGLATILFQTAVIFAVLVLLLYLVLRRLTRPLAALTARLADFSRAPGRAEPLPESGPADTRRLIAAYNAMEARIAALIDEKDVMLGAIGHDLKTPLAALRVRIESVADEVQRERMAASIEDITATLDDILALARIGHADGAAEPVDLAALAGAVVEEFEDLGAPVELAEPEGAPRIVARLRETWAKRALRNLVSNAVRYGGGAKVTLRREGGAAVIAVEDEGPGIPADRIEAMMEPFARGEASRNRATGGAGLGLTLARSIAEAEGGSLSLANRAEGGLVAELRFPLA; via the coding sequence ATGGCAGTGCTCGCGCTCGGCCTGCTGGTCGCGCAGGCGATCTCCGCGACGCTGCTCTACCGCGCCTCCGAGGAGCGGCGCGAGGCGGCGATCGTCAGTTCGCTCGCCTACCGCCTGATCGCCGAGGCGGGGCGTTCCGAGGGAGAGCTTGCCGAGCGCGCCGAGCGCCGGACCGCGCGCGCTGCCCGCCGCGCCGAATTGCGCGGCGAACGGCGCGGCCCGCCCGGCCTTGGCCCCGGCGCGGGCAGGCGCGAAAGCCGGCGGATGCGGATCGGGGCGGAGCGCAGCAGTTCCCCGCCGCTCGGCCCCGGCGAAGCGCGCGAGGCGTCCTACGAAGCTTCGCTGCGCGACGTGCTCGCCATGCAGGACATCGCCGCCGGGCGCATTCTCGTCGCCGAACGGCGCGCGGGCGAGGACCCCTTCATCCGCACCCTCGTCGAACGGCGCCCGCGCCTGCGCTCGCCGGGATGGGAGGACCGCACCATCGTCCTCGCCTCGGTGGAACGACCGGGCGGCGAATGGATCACCGTGCGCCTGCCCGTGCCCGAGCGTCCGCGCGGCGGCCTTGCGACGATCCTGTTCCAGACCGCGGTCATCTTCGCCGTGCTCGTGCTGCTGCTCTACCTCGTGCTGCGGCGGCTCACCCGCCCGCTCGCCGCGCTGACCGCGCGCCTTGCGGATTTCTCGCGCGCACCGGGCCGGGCCGAGCCGCTCCCCGAAAGCGGCCCCGCCGACACGCGCCGGCTGATCGCGGCCTACAACGCGATGGAAGCGCGCATCGCGGCGCTGATCGATGAAAAGGACGTGATGCTCGGCGCGATCGGGCACGACCTCAAGACCCCGCTCGCCGCGCTGCGCGTGCGGATCGAGAGCGTGGCCGACGAGGTGCAGCGCGAACGCATGGCGGCGAGCATCGAGGACATCACGGCAACGCTCGACGACATCCTCGCGCTCGCCCGGATCGGCCATGCGGACGGGGCGGCGGAGCCGGTCGACCTCGCTGCGCTGGCGGGCGCGGTGGTCGAGGAATTCGAGGATCTCGGCGCACCGGTCGAACTCGCGGAGCCCGAGGGCGCGCCCCGGATCGTCGCGCGCCTGCGCGAGACTTGGGCGAAGCGCGCGCTCAGGAACCTCGTCTCCAACGCCGTGCGCTACGGCGGCGGGGCGAAAGTGACGCTGCGGCGCGAAGGCGGCGCGGCGGTCATCGCGGTCGAGGACGAGGGGCCGGGCATCCCGGCCGACAGGATCGAGGCGATGATGGAGCCCTTCGCCCGCGGCGAAGCCTCGCGCAATCGCGCGACCGGCGGGGCGGGGCTCGGCCTGACGCTTGCCCGCTCTATTGCCGAAGCGGAGGGCGGCTCGCTCTCGCTCGCCAACCGCGCCGAAGGCGGCCTCGTCGCCGAACTGCGCTTCCCGCTCGCCTGA
- a CDS encoding helicase HerA-like domain-containing protein, whose protein sequence is MGEIFLGLGGNGEDQHLALSRANRHGLIAGATGTGKTVTLQGLAESFSKEGVPVFVADVKGDLSGIAMPGSPTFKHADKLEGRAKELGMDDYAYSDNPVIFWDLYGEQGHPIRTTISEMGPLLLARLLDLNDTQEGVLQIVFRHADENGLLLLDFGDLTALLQWANENASELSGKYGNVSRQSVGAIQRQLLSFEAQGADHFFGEPALEIDDFLKLDENGRGFVNVLAADRLMRSPKLYATFLLWLLAELFESLPEVGDPEKPSLVFFFDEAHLLFDDAPDALQDKIEQVVRLIRSKGVGVFFVTQNPIDIPEEVAGQLGNRVQHALRAFTKRDQRAIRAAAETFRINEELDTEQVITELKVGEALVSTLDEDGAPSVVQRTLIKPPRSRLGPVSDKERAIIQSVSPLAGKYDEAVDRESAEEVLLAKAEDAAATAEEVAEQGEEEVRKRARKSPSIWEKAISRGTKVAAGGLAGMAASKVLGKKSRANPVASGITSAAGSIATDLAGPIAGRFVRNLIGGLMR, encoded by the coding sequence ATGGGCGAGATTTTCCTGGGACTGGGCGGCAATGGCGAGGACCAGCACCTCGCGCTGTCGCGGGCCAACCGGCACGGCCTGATCGCCGGGGCGACCGGCACGGGCAAGACGGTGACGCTGCAGGGGCTTGCCGAAAGCTTTTCCAAGGAAGGCGTCCCGGTCTTCGTCGCCGACGTGAAGGGCGATTTGTCGGGCATCGCCATGCCGGGCTCGCCCACCTTCAAGCACGCCGACAAGCTGGAGGGCCGGGCGAAGGAGCTGGGCATGGACGACTATGCCTATTCCGACAACCCGGTGATCTTCTGGGATCTTTACGGCGAACAGGGCCACCCCATCCGCACGACGATTTCCGAGATGGGCCCGCTGTTGCTCGCGCGGCTGCTGGACCTCAACGACACGCAGGAAGGCGTCCTGCAGATCGTCTTTCGCCATGCCGACGAGAACGGGCTGCTGCTGCTCGATTTCGGCGACCTCACCGCGCTGCTGCAATGGGCGAACGAGAACGCCTCCGAACTGTCGGGCAAGTACGGCAATGTCTCGCGCCAGTCGGTCGGGGCGATCCAGCGGCAATTGCTGAGTTTCGAGGCGCAGGGGGCGGACCATTTCTTCGGCGAGCCGGCGCTCGAAATCGACGATTTCCTGAAGCTCGACGAGAACGGGCGCGGCTTCGTCAACGTGCTTGCCGCCGACCGGCTGATGCGCAGCCCGAAACTCTACGCGACCTTCCTGCTCTGGCTGCTCGCCGAACTGTTCGAGAGCCTGCCCGAAGTCGGCGATCCCGAAAAGCCCAGCCTCGTGTTCTTCTTCGACGAGGCGCACCTGCTGTTCGACGACGCACCCGACGCGCTGCAGGACAAGATCGAGCAGGTCGTGCGCCTGATCCGGTCCAAGGGCGTGGGCGTGTTCTTCGTGACGCAGAACCCGATCGACATTCCCGAGGAGGTCGCAGGGCAATTGGGCAACCGCGTCCAGCACGCTCTGCGCGCCTTTACCAAGCGCGACCAGCGCGCGATTCGCGCGGCGGCGGAGACGTTCCGCATCAACGAGGAACTCGACACCGAACAGGTCATCACCGAGCTGAAGGTGGGCGAAGCGCTCGTCTCGACGCTCGACGAGGACGGCGCGCCCAGCGTGGTCCAGCGCACTCTCATCAAGCCGCCGCGCTCGCGCCTCGGCCCCGTAAGCGACAAGGAGCGCGCGATCATCCAGTCGGTCAGCCCGCTTGCCGGGAAATACGACGAGGCGGTGGACCGGGAAAGCGCCGAGGAAGTCCTGCTCGCGAAGGCAGAGGATGCCGCCGCCACTGCCGAGGAAGTCGCCGAACAGGGCGAGGAGGAAGTGAGGAAGCGCGCGCGCAAGAGCCCTTCGATCTGGGAAAAGGCGATTTCGCGCGGGACCAAGGTCGCCGCAGGCGGGCTTGCGGGCATGGCGGCCTCGAAAGTGCTGGGCAAGAAGAGCCGCGCGAACCCGGTCGCCTCGGGCATTACCTCGGCGGCGGGCTCGATCGCGACCGATCTTGCCGGACCCATCGCCGGGCGCTTCGTGCGTAACCTCATCGGCGGGCTGATGCGCTAG
- the pabB gene encoding aminodeoxychorismate synthase component I codes for MGEPTPYVLLDDARDPAGDGARAPADALLYEAPRAVFRAMRPEDVGATLEAADAARREEGGTLAGYIAYEAGLALEPKLAELAAARSGAAGPLVWLGLFDAPQRIAAADVPGWLEARREGGEARIGPLDPQVSPGGYAAAFAALQEKIAAGDIYQANLTYPLAGSFRGDPVALYAALRPAAAAGYGGLVFDGSHWLLSFSPELFVALDGRSAKVKPMKGTRPRSADPAEDAALAGELAQSVKDRAENLMIVDLMRNDLSRVAVPGSVRVDAPFTVESYPTVHQMVSGVRAELAEGKGAMDLVRALFPCGSITGAPKIRAMELLGEVERDARGPYCGAVGRIDADGSAAFNVAIRTLRLTPVENGQGDAVLGVGSAIVADSEALAERRECEIKAGFARRAAPGLTGPSCDLIETMRFEPESGIALLEKHLARMKRSAGELGFSFDRHAARNQIQALCFELEEPAKLRLLASRSGAIALETAPLPEERTEPLDAVALPLPVDPSDWRLRHKTSDRGFYEEGLEAARAMGAGECLFVREDGLVTEGCFTNVFLERGGVLLTPPASLGLLPGVLREQLIEESRAREAEVTLDDLADGFFLGNAVRGLFPAKFT; via the coding sequence ATGGGAGAGCCCACGCCATATGTCCTGCTCGACGACGCGCGCGATCCCGCCGGGGACGGCGCGCGCGCCCCGGCCGACGCGCTGCTCTACGAGGCTCCGCGCGCGGTCTTTCGCGCGATGCGGCCCGAGGACGTCGGGGCGACGCTCGAGGCCGCCGATGCCGCGCGGCGTGAGGAGGGCGGGACGCTCGCCGGATACATTGCTTACGAGGCGGGCCTCGCGCTCGAGCCGAAGCTGGCGGAGCTCGCCGCCGCGCGCAGCGGGGCCGCCGGGCCGCTCGTCTGGCTCGGCCTGTTCGATGCGCCGCAGCGGATCGCCGCCGCCGACGTGCCCGGCTGGCTCGAAGCGCGGCGCGAGGGGGGCGAGGCGCGGATCGGCCCGCTCGACCCGCAAGTGTCCCCCGGCGGTTACGCAGCCGCCTTCGCCGCGCTGCAGGAAAAAATCGCCGCGGGCGACATCTACCAGGCGAACCTCACCTACCCGCTCGCGGGCTCCTTTCGCGGCGACCCGGTCGCGCTCTACGCCGCGCTCCGCCCGGCGGCGGCGGCGGGCTATGGCGGGCTGGTGTTCGACGGCTCGCACTGGCTTTTGAGCTTCTCGCCCGAACTCTTCGTCGCGCTCGACGGGCGGAGCGCGAAGGTCAAGCCGATGAAAGGCACGCGCCCGCGCTCCGCCGACCCCGCCGAAGACGCGGCGCTGGCGGGCGAACTCGCGCAATCGGTCAAGGACCGCGCGGAAAACCTGATGATCGTCGACCTGATGCGAAACGACTTGTCGCGCGTTGCCGTGCCGGGAAGCGTGCGGGTCGATGCGCCCTTCACGGTCGAAAGCTATCCGACGGTGCACCAGATGGTCTCCGGCGTGCGTGCGGAGCTTGCCGAGGGCAAGGGCGCGATGGACCTCGTGCGGGCGCTGTTCCCCTGCGGCTCGATCACCGGCGCGCCCAAGATCCGGGCGATGGAACTGCTGGGTGAAGTCGAGCGCGACGCGCGCGGACCCTATTGCGGGGCCGTCGGGCGGATCGATGCGGACGGCAGCGCCGCCTTCAACGTCGCGATCCGCACGCTGCGTCTGACCCCGGTCGAGAACGGGCAGGGCGACGCGGTGCTTGGCGTCGGCTCTGCCATCGTCGCCGACAGCGAGGCGCTTGCCGAACGCCGCGAATGCGAGATCAAGGCGGGCTTCGCGCGCCGCGCTGCGCCGGGCCTGACGGGGCCTTCCTGCGACCTCATAGAGACGATGCGATTCGAGCCCGAAAGCGGCATCGCCCTCCTCGAAAAGCACCTCGCCCGGATGAAACGGAGCGCGGGAGAACTGGGCTTTTCCTTCGACCGCCACGCAGCGCGCAACCAGATCCAGGCGCTGTGCTTCGAACTGGAGGAGCCGGCCAAACTGCGCCTGCTCGCCTCGCGCTCCGGGGCGATCGCGCTCGAAACCGCACCCCTGCCCGAAGAGCGCACCGAGCCGCTGGACGCTGTCGCCCTGCCGCTGCCGGTCGATCCATCGGACTGGCGGCTGCGGCACAAGACCTCGGACCGCGGCTTCTACGAGGAAGGGCTGGAGGCGGCGCGCGCAATGGGCGCGGGCGAATGCCTCTTCGTGCGCGAGGACGGCCTTGTGACCGAGGGCTGCTTCACCAATGTCTTTCTCGAACGCGGCGGAGTGCTCCTCACTCCGCCCGCCTCGCTGGGCCTGCTGCCGGGCGTGCTGCGCGAACAATTGATCGAGGAAAGCCGCGCGCGCGAGGCGGAGGTGACGCTGGACGATCTTGCCGACGGTTTCTTCCTCGGCAACGCGGTGCGCGGGCTTTTCCCGGCGAAGTTCACGTGA
- a CDS encoding RluA family pseudouridine synthase: MNIPILYEDAEALVIDKPAGLPVDRPKRGGPCLEDRLDELKLGFQRPPVPVHRLDTDTSGCLLLARNPKALKRFNRAFEERLVEKTYLAVLAGHPPGEAGTVELALSKISSAEKGWRMIAAKKGKSAISHWELVMALGDNSLIRFRPETGRTHQLRVHALKGLGAALLGDPVYGGGPVPGAGRTMLHAASITVPREGKPPIEARAPLPADFAALGARDG, translated from the coding sequence GTGAATATCCCGATCCTCTACGAAGACGCCGAGGCGCTGGTGATCGACAAGCCCGCTGGGCTGCCGGTCGACCGGCCCAAGCGCGGCGGGCCGTGCCTCGAGGATCGGCTGGACGAATTGAAACTCGGCTTCCAGCGCCCGCCCGTGCCGGTTCACCGGCTCGATACCGACACTTCGGGCTGCCTGCTGCTCGCGCGCAATCCCAAGGCATTGAAACGCTTCAACCGCGCCTTCGAGGAGCGGCTGGTCGAAAAGACCTATCTCGCCGTGCTCGCCGGGCACCCGCCGGGCGAAGCGGGAACGGTGGAGCTGGCGCTTTCCAAGATCAGCTCGGCCGAAAAGGGCTGGCGGATGATCGCCGCGAAGAAGGGCAAGAGCGCGATCTCGCACTGGGAGCTGGTCATGGCGCTGGGCGATAACAGCCTCATCCGCTTCCGCCCCGAAACCGGGCGCACCCATCAGCTGCGGGTCCATGCGCTGAAGGGCCTCGGCGCAGCCCTGCTGGGCGATCCTGTCTATGGCGGCGGGCCTGTGCCGGGCGCGGGCCGGACGATGCTCCACGCGGCCAGCATCACCGTCCCGCGCGAGGGCAAGCCGCCGATCGAGGCGAGAGCACCGCTCCCGGCCGATTTCGCCGCACTGGGCGCGCGCGATGGATGA
- the arfB gene encoding alternative ribosome rescue aminoacyl-tRNA hydrolase ArfB, whose protein sequence is MDEGLLDRAHALAEETFLAGSGPGGQNVNKVATTVQLRVNVYALRLPPPVFARLRELAGSKLTASGDLLITAREHRTQEANRAEARDKLGALLAAAHRRPKRRAKTRVNRVGKVQRLKQKKARGAVKAKRGRVDRSDW, encoded by the coding sequence ATGGATGAGGGCTTGCTGGACCGCGCCCATGCGCTTGCCGAGGAGACGTTCCTCGCGGGCTCCGGGCCGGGCGGGCAGAACGTCAACAAGGTCGCGACCACCGTCCAGCTGCGCGTCAACGTCTACGCCCTGCGCCTGCCCCCGCCGGTCTTCGCGCGGCTGCGCGAGCTTGCGGGGTCGAAGCTCACGGCCTCGGGCGACCTCCTCATCACCGCGCGCGAGCACCGCACGCAGGAAGCGAACCGGGCCGAGGCGCGCGACAAGCTCGGCGCCCTGCTCGCAGCGGCGCATCGCCGGCCCAAACGCCGCGCGAAGACCCGGGTAAACCGTGTCGGCAAGGTCCAGAGGCTCAAGCAGAAGAAGGCGCGCGGGGCGGTCAAGGCGAAGCGCGGCAGGGTCGACCGCTCGGACTGGTGA
- the rpmG gene encoding 50S ribosomal protein L33 has translation MAKPATVKIKLVSTEGTGFYYVTKKNPRNITEKMTFRKYDPVVRKHVEFKEAKIK, from the coding sequence ATGGCGAAGCCCGCAACCGTCAAGATCAAGCTCGTCTCGACCGAGGGCACGGGCTTCTACTACGTGACGAAGAAGAACCCGCGCAACATCACCGAGAAGATGACCTTCCGCAAATACGACCCCGTCGTGCGCAAGCACGTCGAGTTCAAGGAAGCGAAGATCAAGTAA
- a CDS encoding outer membrane lipoprotein carrier protein LolA, whose translation MMDFSPTRFPMRARLMAGAFALGLAGTLPLAAPLTPPAQAQEATGSIDAAVRALRGISTMRADFTQIDREGRRVAGTMTLKRPGKIRFDYGEDSDFLVVSNGKSLYVVDYEVNQVERYPIKRSPLGALLDPSRDVAKYGKLVPTMRDDVLSIEVRDPSRPEFGVITMIFVKNGRAPAGWELNSWVALDAQNHRTTVRLSNHRYGLSVAESTFDFDDPRRTSRRPR comes from the coding sequence ATGATGGACTTCTCTCCGACCCGTTTTCCCATGCGCGCCCGGCTGATGGCCGGCGCGTTCGCGCTCGGCCTGGCCGGGACGCTGCCCCTTGCCGCACCGCTCACGCCGCCGGCGCAGGCACAGGAAGCCACCGGGAGCATCGACGCGGCGGTGCGCGCGCTGCGCGGCATTTCGACCATGCGCGCCGACTTCACCCAGATCGACCGCGAAGGCCGCCGGGTGGCGGGCACGATGACCCTGAAGCGCCCCGGCAAGATCCGGTTCGATTACGGCGAGGATTCCGATTTCCTCGTCGTGTCGAACGGCAAGTCGCTCTACGTCGTCGATTACGAGGTCAACCAGGTCGAACGCTACCCGATCAAGCGTTCGCCATTGGGCGCCCTGCTCGATCCCTCGCGCGACGTTGCGAAATACGGCAAGCTCGTCCCCACGATGCGCGACGACGTGCTGAGCATCGAGGTGCGCGATCCCTCGCGCCCAGAATTCGGCGTCATCACCATGATCTTCGTGAAGAACGGCCGCGCGCCGGCCGGGTGGGAACTGAACAGCTGGGTCGCGCTCGACGCGCAGAACCATCGCACGACGGTGCGCCTGTCGAATCATCGCTATGGCCTGTCGGTCGCGGAAAGCACCTTCGATTTCGACGATCCGCGCCGGACAAGTCGTCGCCCACGCTGA